Proteins from a single region of Chitinophagales bacterium:
- a CDS encoding DUF1501 domain-containing protein produces MKRRDFLRQALPAGIVLPSLINGFTVKAFGADNPLMQALLMPTTDTDHVLVIIQLNGGNDGLNMVIPLEYFPEYRNARANIFIPEQKVLRLNNHDKIALHPSMTGLHQLYQNGQLRIVQSVGYPQPNFSHFRATDIWMSASDSNQLVNSGWTGRYLNYEYPNFPNGYPNSSMTDPLAIQIGSVSSLTLQGPAVSMGMSISNTSNFYNLLNGAQDPAPATPAGKELTYVRMVSQQTQRYATVIKDAAAKVTQQGNYPTPNSLADQLKIVARLIKGGLKTRVYMVSFGGFDTHASQVNTTDTTTGTHANLLKTVSDAIKAFQDDLKLLGVDDRVVGMTFSEFGRRVKSNGSNGTDHGAAAPLFVFGKQVINGVSGNTPVIPANANVNDNIPFQIDFRSVYATLLSNWLCVKDSDLQQIMLKNFQVLPLVQSAACMKAINLSGEELIRNYPNPFTSTTTITYKTNGGHTLVQVMDTMGRVLANLVDQELPAGSYTVQFNGQTIPAGVYYVRLQNLSVQQVKAMIKAKG; encoded by the coding sequence ATGAAAAGAAGAGATTTTTTACGACAAGCTTTACCTGCGGGTATCGTATTGCCCTCTCTCATCAATGGGTTTACGGTAAAAGCATTTGGTGCAGACAATCCTTTGATGCAGGCTTTACTGATGCCAACAACAGATACGGATCATGTGCTGGTCATCATACAGTTGAATGGGGGTAATGATGGCCTCAATATGGTGATTCCTTTAGAGTATTTTCCTGAGTATAGAAATGCACGTGCCAATATTTTTATTCCGGAGCAAAAGGTTTTGCGTCTGAATAATCATGATAAGATTGCTTTACATCCTTCCATGACTGGTTTGCATCAACTCTACCAGAATGGACAACTGCGCATTGTGCAGTCTGTTGGTTATCCGCAACCAAACTTTTCGCATTTCCGTGCCACAGATATCTGGATGAGTGCCAGCGATAGTAACCAGTTGGTGAATAGTGGTTGGACGGGTAGGTACCTGAATTATGAATACCCGAATTTTCCGAATGGCTATCCCAATAGCAGCATGACGGATCCGCTGGCCATTCAAATTGGTTCTGTCAGTTCCTTAACCTTACAAGGCCCAGCTGTTAGTATGGGTATGAGCATAAGCAACACATCAAATTTTTATAACCTGCTGAATGGTGCACAAGATCCTGCACCTGCCACACCTGCCGGTAAAGAATTGACCTATGTGAGAATGGTATCGCAGCAAACACAGCGATACGCAACAGTAATCAAAGATGCTGCAGCCAAAGTAACCCAGCAGGGTAATTATCCCACACCTAATTCATTAGCAGACCAACTCAAGATAGTCGCAAGACTAATCAAGGGTGGTTTGAAGACGCGCGTCTATATGGTGAGTTTTGGCGGCTTTGATACCCATGCCAGTCAGGTGAACACCACCGATACCACAACAGGTACACATGCAAATCTCCTTAAGACGGTGAGTGATGCCATCAAAGCATTTCAGGATGATTTAAAGCTGCTCGGTGTTGATGATCGGGTGGTGGGTATGACTTTCTCTGAGTTTGGCAGAAGAGTGAAGAGTAATGGTAGTAATGGTACTGATCACGGTGCAGCTGCGCCTTTGTTTGTTTTCGGCAAGCAGGTAATTAATGGCGTTTCTGGAAATACACCTGTTATACCAGCCAATGCTAATGTGAATGACAATATTCCTTTTCAGATAGATTTTAGAAGCGTGTATGCAACACTCCTGAGCAATTGGTTATGTGTAAAGGATAGTGATCTACAGCAAATCATGCTGAAGAATTTTCAGGTTTTGCCTTTAGTGCAGTCAGCTGCCTGTATGAAAGCGATTAATCTTTCCGGTGAAGAGCTAATCCGTAATTACCCCAATCCTTTTACAAGTACCACTACCATCACCTATAAAACCAATGGCGGACATACCCTTGTGCAGGTGATGGATACCATGGGTAGGGTGCTGGCTAATTTGGTAGATCAGGAATTGCCTGCGGGCAGTTATACTGTTCAGTTTAATGGACAGACCATTCCAGCAGGGGTTTATTATGTGCGATTACAGAACCTTAGTGTTCAGCAGGTGAAAGCCATGATCAAAGCAAAAGGCTAA
- a CDS encoding TonB-dependent receptor, protein MRKLLLSILVVLMVFRAGAQCHLSFSGIVWDADTGQPLADALVRIPQLNLTKKTDSSGRFKILGICPGNYDVVISHVSCKPVQEHLHIEKDIEHNFKLDHAAAVLNDVTVTGYNTVAKKTSFSAEIKGKELDAVKGLSLGESLTRLTGVTTLQTGTNIYKPVIHGLHSNRVLILNNGIRQEGQQWGSEHAPEIDPYVANRLTVIKGASSLRYGADAIGGVVLVEPKLLPVISGTRGELNLAAFSNNRMGVLSGMLEGVNLHRKPFAWRVQGTLRRGGNAATPEYSLANSGLSEANMSATAGWKKETKGWEVFYSLFNTKLGIFSGAHIGNVTDLMNAIAQKEPPDYIRNVGFTYKIDRPYQEVMHHLLKWKSYWQTGETGRLNLIAAAQVNNRQEYDVKRFQSSSDAPGLDLTISTVSADLLWDHYQQKGFRGTIGINSAYQANRYSFRLFIPNYDALNLGAFIIEKIGTGKLQGEFGARYDHRSITNISSNTGRVYTNRTYSSFSGNAGLQYQLHQYVQLSLGIASAWRAPQVNELYSDGLHHGSARIEKGNDQLNPERANSVMAGLHLHLDKFNLELETYHKQIDGFIYLYPVFPPELTIRGAFPTFRYGQTNTRMQGVDVNASWKINAHIQWQVKGSVLRAWDKTNRDWMIMMPSDRYETSLEYRFSDAGKIREPYVKLHVQHVLHQSRFPGTGNIPVLKPDGSTVMESDYIAPPPAYTLAGAEAGLGLQRKQHTIQFILSATNMLNVAYREYLNTFRYFSDDMGRNISLRVRIPFNVKNTPS, encoded by the coding sequence ATGAGGAAGCTTTTACTTTCTATACTGGTTGTGCTGATGGTGTTTCGTGCTGGTGCCCAATGTCACCTGAGTTTCTCGGGTATCGTTTGGGACGCAGATACTGGCCAACCCCTGGCTGATGCCCTGGTCAGAATACCTCAGTTGAATCTTACAAAAAAAACCGATAGTTCAGGTAGGTTTAAGATATTGGGTATTTGTCCGGGTAACTATGACGTGGTGATCAGTCATGTTTCCTGCAAGCCTGTGCAGGAGCACCTTCACATTGAAAAAGATATCGAACACAATTTTAAACTGGATCATGCAGCAGCCGTGCTAAATGATGTAACAGTAACTGGCTATAATACCGTAGCAAAAAAGACCAGCTTTTCTGCTGAAATCAAGGGCAAAGAACTGGATGCGGTAAAGGGCTTATCCCTTGGAGAATCATTAACCCGCTTAACCGGTGTTACCACTTTGCAAACCGGTACCAATATTTACAAACCTGTTATTCATGGGCTGCATAGTAACCGGGTACTTATTCTGAATAATGGCATCAGACAGGAGGGGCAACAATGGGGTAGTGAGCACGCACCTGAAATTGATCCCTATGTAGCCAATAGATTAACAGTTATCAAGGGCGCTTCTTCACTCCGATATGGTGCAGATGCCATTGGTGGTGTTGTGTTGGTAGAACCCAAATTACTACCAGTAATATCCGGAACAAGAGGAGAATTAAATCTGGCAGCTTTCTCTAATAATAGGATGGGCGTACTCTCAGGAATGCTTGAGGGCGTGAATTTGCATCGCAAGCCATTTGCCTGGCGGGTACAGGGTACTTTAAGGAGAGGTGGCAATGCAGCTACGCCGGAATATAGCTTAGCCAACTCTGGTCTAAGTGAGGCCAATATGTCTGCTACAGCAGGCTGGAAAAAAGAGACAAAGGGATGGGAAGTGTTTTACAGTCTATTCAATACCAAACTGGGTATCTTCTCTGGCGCGCACATTGGCAACGTTACAGATTTGATGAATGCCATTGCACAGAAGGAGCCACCTGATTATATCAGAAATGTGGGATTCACCTATAAGATCGATAGGCCTTATCAGGAAGTGATGCATCATTTACTGAAATGGAAATCCTATTGGCAAACTGGTGAAACAGGTCGCTTAAACCTGATTGCAGCAGCACAGGTGAACAACAGACAAGAGTATGATGTCAAGCGCTTTCAATCGAGCAGTGATGCACCAGGCCTTGACTTAACGATTAGCACTGTGTCTGCAGACCTTCTTTGGGATCATTATCAGCAGAAAGGTTTCAGAGGAACCATTGGAATCAACAGTGCGTATCAGGCAAATCGATATTCATTCCGCTTATTCATTCCCAACTATGATGCATTGAATCTGGGCGCATTTATTATTGAAAAAATTGGTACAGGTAAACTGCAGGGTGAGTTTGGTGCCAGATATGATCACCGTTCTATCACCAATATCAGCTCAAATACAGGACGTGTCTATACCAACAGAACTTACAGTAGTTTCTCTGGTAATGCAGGCCTTCAGTATCAACTGCATCAGTATGTGCAATTGAGTCTTGGAATTGCATCGGCCTGGCGTGCACCGCAGGTGAATGAACTCTATAGCGATGGGTTACACCATGGCTCTGCGCGTATTGAAAAAGGAAATGACCAGTTGAATCCGGAACGTGCCAACAGTGTGATGGCCGGCCTGCATTTGCATCTCGATAAATTCAATCTGGAGCTGGAAACCTACCACAAACAAATTGATGGATTCATTTATCTCTACCCTGTTTTCCCGCCAGAGCTAACTATCAGAGGCGCTTTTCCAACATTTCGCTACGGGCAAACCAATACACGTATGCAGGGAGTTGATGTCAATGCCTCTTGGAAAATCAATGCGCATATTCAATGGCAGGTAAAAGGTTCAGTGCTTCGTGCCTGGGATAAGACCAATCGCGATTGGATGATCATGATGCCTTCAGACCGTTATGAAACATCACTGGAGTATCGATTCAGCGATGCAGGAAAAATTCGTGAACCATACGTTAAGTTGCATGTGCAGCACGTATTGCATCAATCACGTTTTCCCGGAACTGGAAATATTCCGGTGTTGAAGCCTGATGGCAGTACTGTTATGGAATCAGATTATATCGCACCACCGCCGGCCTATACGCTGGCAGGTGCTGAAGCCGGATTAGGACTGCAAAGAAAACAACACACCATTCAGTTCATTTTGTCTGCTACGAATATGCTGAATGTGGCCTACCGAGAATACTTGAATACATTCCGGTATTTCTCAGACGATATGGGCCGTAACATCAGTCTTCGTGTACGTATTCCTTTCAATGTAAAAAATACACCATCATAA
- a CDS encoding DUF2721 domain-containing protein, whose amino-acid sequence MEISINTPALLFPAITFLMLVYSNRFLALANLIRSLHERYNKEPDSRKSIVQQIKNLRTRLAMIRFMQGLGVISFLMCMICMYLIYIGDQHPARWLFALSMFSLMISLVLSFLEIRISTIALEHELSDMEHELGEGNMLKDYIKTRFD is encoded by the coding sequence ATGGAAATATCCATCAATACACCTGCACTGCTCTTTCCAGCCATTACTTTTCTGATGCTGGTTTATTCCAATCGTTTTCTGGCTTTAGCTAACCTGATTCGCTCACTGCATGAGCGATACAATAAAGAGCCGGACAGTCGTAAGAGTATTGTTCAGCAAATCAAGAATCTGCGTACACGCTTGGCCATGATACGTTTTATGCAGGGACTTGGCGTAATCAGTTTCCTGATGTGTATGATTTGTATGTACCTGATCTATATCGGCGATCAGCATCCTGCAAGATGGTTGTTTGCACTAAGTATGTTCAGTTTGATGATTTCTTTAGTATTGTCTTTTCTAGAAATACGCATCAGTACGATTGCTTTGGAGCATGAGCTCAGCGATATGGAACATGAATTGGGTGAAGGCAATATGCTCAAAGACTATATCAAAACCCGCTTCGATTAA
- a CDS encoding ABC transporter ATP-binding protein — MKLLIQYLKPYKGLIALALLLAGLNQTFSLFDPMLFGKLIDHFANHPKTFDDGTPRTEGQFINGIMWYLFLLVGTAMISRVAKAFQDYTVNVVIQKFGAKIFTDGLKHSMRLPYQEFEDQRSGETLSILTKVRSDTERFIGYFINVLFGILVSVIFVSVYATQKHWSIVPIYFGGTLLIAFVTNILSKKIKTIQKVILKETTALAGTTTESLRNIELVKSLGLTEQEVKRLNNNTYKILGLELRKVKSIRALSFIQGTMVNFLRQIITFTLLWLIYRDVLTTGQLIALQFYSFFIFGPLQEIGNIILSYREAEASINNFHNLMTKPVEPKPDHPQTVGMIEELEFAGATFQHQTAQYKALDGISFDVKKGETIAFVGPSGAGKSTLVKLLVGLYRPQEGIIRYNGIDGKDMDFDELRSQIGFVTQDTQLFAGTIKENLLFVFPEATDEQVTDALMKASCQNLLSRAEKGIETVIGEGGLKLSGGEKQRLSIARALLRKPHLLIFDEATSALDSITEEEITNTIRSISAAKAQITVMIAHRLSTIMHADRIFVLERGQVVETGSHQQLLEEKGLYYAMWRQQIGERKLKEKQAQPA; from the coding sequence ATGAAATTACTCATACAATACCTGAAACCCTATAAAGGCCTAATTGCGCTGGCACTGTTACTGGCCGGATTAAATCAGACTTTTTCATTATTCGATCCTATGCTGTTTGGCAAGCTAATTGACCATTTTGCCAACCATCCCAAGACCTTCGACGATGGCACACCCAGAACAGAAGGACAATTCATCAATGGGATCATGTGGTACCTGTTTTTGCTGGTAGGAACCGCCATGATTAGCCGTGTAGCCAAAGCCTTTCAGGATTATACCGTGAATGTGGTGATTCAGAAATTTGGCGCGAAGATTTTCACAGATGGCTTGAAGCATTCCATGAGACTACCCTATCAGGAGTTTGAAGATCAACGTAGCGGTGAAACACTCTCTATTCTAACCAAGGTAAGATCAGATACGGAAAGGTTTATCGGCTATTTCATCAACGTCTTATTCGGTATTCTGGTGAGCGTAATATTCGTATCCGTATATGCTACTCAAAAACACTGGAGCATTGTACCAATTTATTTTGGTGGCACACTATTGATTGCTTTTGTTACTAACATACTCAGCAAGAAAATCAAAACGATTCAAAAAGTAATCCTGAAAGAGACAACCGCTTTGGCAGGTACTACAACCGAATCACTGCGCAATATTGAATTGGTGAAGAGCCTTGGCCTTACGGAACAGGAAGTAAAGCGTTTAAACAACAATACGTACAAAATACTCGGACTAGAACTGAGAAAAGTGAAGAGCATTCGTGCATTGAGTTTTATTCAGGGCACAATGGTGAATTTCCTTCGACAGATCATCACCTTCACTTTATTATGGTTAATCTACCGCGATGTACTTACCACAGGACAGTTAATCGCACTCCAGTTCTATAGTTTCTTCATTTTCGGCCCACTGCAGGAAATTGGCAATATCATCCTTAGCTATCGCGAAGCAGAAGCATCCATCAATAACTTCCACAACCTCATGACCAAGCCTGTGGAACCCAAACCAGATCATCCACAAACTGTAGGCATGATTGAGGAGTTGGAGTTTGCAGGCGCAACCTTCCAACACCAAACCGCACAATACAAAGCACTGGATGGCATTTCCTTTGATGTGAAGAAAGGCGAAACCATTGCATTTGTTGGCCCATCAGGTGCTGGCAAGAGCACACTGGTAAAACTATTGGTGGGATTGTATCGTCCACAGGAAGGCATCATTCGCTACAACGGCATTGATGGCAAAGACATGGACTTTGATGAACTACGCAGCCAGATTGGTTTTGTTACTCAAGACACACAATTATTTGCAGGCACTATTAAAGAAAATTTACTGTTTGTATTTCCTGAAGCAACTGACGAGCAGGTAACAGACGCATTGATGAAAGCCAGCTGTCAGAACTTATTATCGAGAGCAGAAAAAGGTATTGAAACAGTGATTGGCGAAGGCGGCTTGAAATTGAGTGGCGGTGAAAAGCAAAGACTTTCTATTGCTCGTGCCTTATTACGCAAACCACACTTGTTGATTTTTGATGAAGCCACTTCTGCATTGGATAGTATTACAGAGGAAGAAATCACCAATACCATTCGCAGCATCTCTGCAGCAAAAGCGCAAATTACCGTGATGATTGCACACAGGTTAAGCACCATCATGCATGCCGACAGGATTTTTGTATTGGAACGCGGACAAGTAGTAGAAACAGGCAGCCATCAGCAATTGCTGGAGGAAAAAGGTCTCTATTATGCCATGTGGCGTCAGCAGATTGGCGAACGTAAACTCAAGGAAAAACAAGCGCAGCCTGCTTAA
- a CDS encoding glycosyltransferase family 2 protein, translated as MAMQQALVSVVLATYNGERFLPQQLDSILQQTYPNLEIVVVDDGSKDGTIALIQDYMLRYPNVRLIQNEKNLGVTKTFERGIQESRGTYIAFSDQDDLWLPEKLQVLTAAIGDYDAVYANSLLVDEHGESLGRSFTTIMNMATYTHGGSFLLSNSVPGHAILAKADFLKSILPIPATVLYDLWIGFCAGGNNGIAFVDKVLVHYRQHDSNTVGTRLSSNKRKKKSAQQEFEEKKKELQLLAQAPVKDTFTKKLVKEMLQHFHQRWSFARSAFFFRNFDALLFSKQKPRFRKKLYCLKMYFKPNY; from the coding sequence ATGGCTATGCAGCAAGCACTGGTTTCGGTAGTTCTGGCAACATATAATGGTGAGCGGTTTTTGCCGCAGCAATTAGACTCTATTTTACAGCAAACCTATCCGAATCTAGAGATTGTTGTAGTGGATGATGGTTCCAAAGATGGCACCATTGCGCTGATACAGGATTATATGTTGCGCTACCCCAACGTGCGCCTGATACAAAACGAAAAAAACCTGGGTGTAACCAAAACTTTTGAAAGAGGTATTCAGGAAAGTCGCGGAACCTATATTGCTTTTTCCGATCAGGATGATTTGTGGCTGCCGGAGAAATTGCAAGTGCTGACAGCAGCTATTGGTGATTATGATGCAGTTTATGCCAACTCATTGTTGGTGGATGAACATGGTGAATCATTAGGTAGGTCATTCACCACCATCATGAATATGGCTACCTATACACATGGTGGTTCCTTTTTATTGTCGAATTCTGTTCCTGGTCATGCGATTCTGGCTAAAGCCGATTTTTTGAAAAGCATTCTGCCGATACCTGCTACAGTTTTATATGATTTGTGGATCGGTTTCTGTGCAGGAGGTAATAATGGGATTGCGTTTGTGGACAAAGTATTGGTGCATTACAGACAGCACGATAGCAATACAGTTGGTACAAGATTGTCGTCTAATAAGCGCAAGAAAAAATCCGCGCAGCAAGAATTTGAAGAGAAGAAAAAGGAATTACAATTATTGGCACAAGCACCTGTGAAAGATACCTTCACTAAAAAGCTGGTAAAAGAAATGCTGCAGCATTTTCATCAACGCTGGAGTTTTGCCAGATCAGCTTTTTTCTTCCGCAATTTTGATGCATTGTTGTTCAGTAAGCAAAAGCCTCGATTCCGTAAGAAGCTGTATTGCCTGAAGATGTATTTTAAACCCAACTATTAG
- a CDS encoding class I SAM-dependent methyltransferase, producing MSAPCIICGNTQNNTSFEVQEHQMGIGHLFHYQQCGACHSAQLLDPPADFAPYYQNDNYYSFHLELRLEQNIIRKIQTGHILFGKYPIIGHLLTLGYTVNEFIDWMKNAGAQYDDAILDVGTGNGSLLTKLYQAGFKDLTGIDPFIEKEVSYDNVRIERKSIFDVTRQYDLVMMHHSLEHMPDPKAALRKAYEIIKPGKTLLVRIPIMNNYGWRNYGRYWCGLDAPRHIFIPSEQGLKQMAEEAGFVVDKFYYDSFDYVVWCSEQYKQNIALNAPNSWMVNKEKSMFTKEQVKAFRQMMKQRNKAMDGDMGALYLKKPL from the coding sequence ATGTCAGCTCCCTGCATCATCTGCGGCAATACGCAAAACAATACCAGCTTTGAAGTGCAAGAACATCAAATGGGTATTGGCCATCTCTTCCATTACCAACAATGTGGTGCTTGCCATTCAGCGCAATTGCTAGATCCTCCAGCAGATTTTGCACCTTACTATCAAAACGATAATTATTACTCTTTCCATCTGGAGTTGCGACTGGAACAAAACATCATACGCAAGATTCAGACTGGACATATTCTTTTTGGCAAATACCCCATCATCGGGCATTTACTCACGCTGGGTTATACTGTAAACGAATTCATCGATTGGATGAAAAATGCAGGAGCACAATATGATGATGCCATTCTGGATGTTGGCACTGGTAATGGTAGCCTCTTAACCAAACTCTATCAAGCAGGATTTAAAGATCTTACTGGTATTGACCCCTTTATTGAAAAGGAGGTAAGCTATGACAATGTGCGCATCGAACGCAAATCCATCTTCGATGTTACCAGACAATATGATTTAGTGATGATGCACCACTCGCTGGAACATATGCCAGACCCGAAGGCTGCACTGCGCAAAGCATATGAAATCATCAAGCCCGGTAAAACCTTATTAGTGCGGATTCCCATCATGAACAATTATGGCTGGAGAAACTATGGCCGTTACTGGTGTGGATTAGATGCTCCACGTCACATCTTCATACCATCTGAGCAGGGATTGAAACAAATGGCTGAAGAAGCGGGCTTTGTGGTAGATAAATTCTATTACGACAGCTTTGACTATGTAGTCTGGTGTAGTGAGCAATACAAACAGAACATCGCACTGAATGCACCCAATAGCTGGATGGTGAACAAAGAGAAAAGTATGTTCACGAAGGAACAAGTAAAAGCATTTCGCCAGATGATGAAGCAACGCAACAAAGCCATGGATGGCGATATGGGCGCGCTCTACTTGAAAAAACCGCTCTAA
- a CDS encoding glycosyltransferase family 2 protein, translating into MKVSAFSYVRNGLELGYPFLEAIRSVLPLCDEVIVVIGDSRDGTCEAVEQLNDSRVKIVDTIWDDSMRQGGLIFSQQSNIGMDHCSADADWLFHIQADEVVHEEDVPKIRAAMEQYLHQTKVEGLLFRFLNFYGNYQYYAPSRRYHQHEIRIIRNDKQIRSYRDSQGFRRFDDPSKANEAKGEKLHVKEIDARIFHYSYVKPPAVQKLKQLEFGKRYYPDDQYDVKVYEAKHGDGFNYHEYDYLRLFKGTHPALMQPHIQACDWQFSYEPSKNNMTPKEKLMKLLEELTGKQFFIYKNYKRI; encoded by the coding sequence ATGAAAGTGAGTGCATTCAGCTATGTACGCAACGGACTGGAATTGGGCTATCCTTTTCTGGAAGCCATCCGCAGTGTACTACCCTTATGCGATGAGGTAATTGTAGTAATCGGCGATAGCCGCGATGGCACATGCGAAGCAGTTGAACAACTGAACGACAGCAGAGTAAAAATTGTGGATACCATCTGGGATGATTCCATGCGCCAGGGCGGATTGATCTTCTCACAACAATCTAATATCGGGATGGATCATTGCAGCGCTGATGCAGATTGGCTATTTCATATCCAAGCCGATGAAGTAGTACATGAAGAAGATGTACCGAAAATACGTGCTGCGATGGAACAATACCTGCACCAGACCAAAGTAGAAGGCTTGCTATTTCGCTTCTTGAATTTCTACGGTAATTATCAATACTATGCACCCTCACGCAGGTATCACCAGCATGAGATTCGTATTATCAGAAACGACAAACAAATTCGCAGTTATCGCGATTCTCAAGGCTTCCGCAGATTTGATGATCCGTCCAAAGCCAATGAAGCCAAGGGCGAGAAACTGCATGTGAAAGAAATTGATGCACGCATTTTCCATTATAGCTACGTAAAACCACCGGCTGTACAAAAATTGAAACAGCTGGAATTCGGAAAGCGCTACTATCCGGATGATCAGTATGATGTGAAAGTATATGAAGCCAAGCATGGCGATGGATTCAACTACCATGAATATGACTACCTGCGTTTATTCAAGGGTACACATCCTGCATTGATGCAGCCGCATATTCAGGCTTGTGACTGGCAATTCAGCTACGAACCTTCGAAAAACAATATGACACCCAAAGAAAAACTGATGAAACTGCTGGAAGAGCTCACCGGCAAACAGTTTTTCATTTACAAGAATTATAAACGCATCTAG
- a CDS encoding co-chaperone GroES, giving the protein MMLTPDNKLKKLIVIGDRVLIRVTKPNERTDSGLYLPPGVQEKEKVQQGYIIKTGPGYAIPMPVDDEPWKNDDEQMKYVPLQAREGDLAIFLLSGATEVMYEGEKYFIVPQSAILMLEREEDL; this is encoded by the coding sequence ATGATGCTGACACCAGACAATAAGCTGAAGAAACTGATTGTGATTGGCGACAGAGTCCTGATTCGCGTAACCAAGCCCAATGAACGCACAGATAGTGGCTTGTACCTGCCACCCGGCGTTCAGGAGAAAGAGAAAGTTCAACAGGGGTACATTATTAAGACCGGTCCCGGTTATGCCATTCCCATGCCTGTGGATGATGAGCCATGGAAGAACGATGACGAGCAAATGAAGTATGTGCCCTTACAGGCAAGAGAAGGTGACCTGGCTATTTTCCTCTTGAGTGGTGCCACTGAAGTGATGTATGAAGGAGAGAAATATTTTATCGTTCCCCAGAGTGCGATACTCATGTTAGAAAGAGAAGAGGATTTATAA